The genomic window CAAGAAGGCGGCGCGCAAGGAGTTTCTGCGCGACGTACGCCGGCGCATCGATGAGATCGCGGGCAAATACGTCCGTCCGGCGGACGGCACGCTGCCCTTCGCGCTCGCCTTCATCCCGGCCGAGAACGTCTACTACGAGGCCATCATCCGCGACGAAGAAGGCAACGACTTGCACGAGTACTGCGTCGAACGCCGGGTGTTTCCCGTCTCGCCCAACTCGCTCTATGCCTACCTGCAGACCATCGTCATCGGGCTGAAAGGGTTGCAGATCAGCCGCCGCGCGGAGTCCATCCTGCGGCAGATCGATACGCTACAGGTGGAGCTGGGGAAATTCAGCGATGGCTACGGCACGTTGGGCAAACATCTGAAGAACGCAGCCGATCGCTTCGACGAGGGCTCGCGCCAGTTGGAGCGCCTGGAGACACGGGTAGAGTCCCTGGCGGGCAACGGCGCCGGGCAGATGCTGCTGGAGCTGGAAGCGACTGCGGATGAAGAGCAAGGCAAGAAACCGTAACGGGGATCCCCAAAAAACTTAGGGGACGCCGCGAGGCGTCCCCATTTCGTTCCGAAGAAACTCGTTAGTGTTTCTTCTTCTTGGCTTTCTTCTTGGTTGCCATTTGGACTCTATTCTCCCTTTTCTCTCTTGCGAGATTCGCAACGCTCTTCCGTTGCACTGTTTGAATGTATAGGGTCAATGCGAATTGATGTCAAGAAAAAAATCGGAGGTACGAAGCGGCGCCGACGCCGCCGGAGTCGCCCCTCTTCGATTTTCCGGCGGGGCCTCGAGTCATCGGCTTTCCAAGTCTGCCCGAAGCCTGCCGGGTTTTGCATCGTCGTGTTCGCGCACGCGTCTATAATTGAAGATCGGGCGACGGCCCACGGAGAATCTTGTATGGCAACCTCGGACGATATCGTCATCATCTCTGCCTGCCGCACCGCGGTAGGAAAGTTCCAGGGTTCGCTGGCGGATCTGAGCGCGACGCAACTGGGCGCCATCGTGGTGCGCGAAGCGGTTTCACGCGCGAAGCTCGATCCGCAGCAGGTCGACGAGTGCATCATGGGTAACGTGCTTTCCGCCGGACTGGGACAGAACCCGGCGCGTCAAGCGGCGCTGGGCGGCGGGCTGGCCAGCGAAGTGGCGGCCATGACCATCAACAAGGTCTGCGGCTCAGGACTGAAAGCGGTGGCGCTGGCCGCGCAGGCCATCCAGACGGGCAACAGCGAGATCGTGGTGGCCGGCGGGCTGGAATCCATGACCAACGCGCCCTACCTGCTGCCGCTGGCGCGCAAGGGCTATCGCCTGGGCAACGCGCAGATCGTCGATTCCATGGTGCACGACGGCCTCTGGGACGTTTACAACAACTACCACATGGGGCAGACCGCGGAGAACGTCGCGGAGAAGTACAAGATCACGCGCCAGGAGCAGGACGAGTTCGCCGTGGCCTCCCATCGCAAGGCGGTGGCGGCCATCAAGGAGTGCCGCTTCCAGTCACAGGTGGTGCCGGTAGAGATTCCCGCCAAGAAGGGCGCGACCGTGCGTTTCGAAAAGGATGAGAGCCCGCGCGAGGACACGTCGCTCGAAGCCCTGGCCAAACTGAAGCCCGCTTTCAAGAAGGACGGCACTGTGACCGCCGGCAATGCGCCCGGCGTGAATGACGGTGCGGCGGCGCTGGTGGTGACCAGCGCGCGTCGCGCCAAGGAATTGGGAGCGGAGCCGATAGCGCGCATCGTCGCCCAGGCGACCAGCGGCGTCGATCCCGCATGGGTGATGATGGCTCCCGTCGAAGGCGTGCGCCGGCTCTGGAAGAAGACGGGGTGGAAACCGGATGATCCCGATCTCTACGAACTCAACGAAGCCTTCTCCGTCCAGGCGCTGGCGGTGATCCGTGAGCTGGGGCTGAATCCGGAGAAAGTCAACGTCAACGGCGGGGCGGTGGCGATCGGACATCCCATCGGCGCCAGCGGCGCCCGCATCCTGGTGACGCTGCTCCATGAGATGGTCCGCCGCAACTCGCGCAAAGGTGTGGCCGCGCTCTGCCTGGGGGGCGGGAACTCGGTAGCATTGGCTGTGGAGCGCTAGAGAACCAACCCACCCGATGCCCGGCGACACGCTGCTCCGGCTGCTGCACCGGTTGGAAGACGCCAAATCCCAATTCGGCGCCGGCCAGGCCGGAAGAGTAGAACGGCTACTCGCGGCGCTCGGTCGCAGGCGGTTCCCGGATCCCGAGTCGCTGGTCCGCTTCCACGATGCGCTCCTCTTCCTGCGCGCCTATCCCCACAGTCCCACCGTGTTGCGCCGTACCGAAAGCCTGCTGAACAGCTTCTGGCAGCGGGTGCAAACACTTCGAGCGGCGGACGTCGACCTTTCGCTGTTTCAGGACGAGCAATTCTCCGGCGTCGCCGGAGGCTGGCTGGAGGACACGCTCAACTTCGACGTGGCCCGCTGGCTGGCACGCCGGTTTCCCGGCCGCGTGACGATTCGGTGGGATGAGCACCAGCAGGAGCAGCGCCTGGCGGCTGGCTGGTCGCGGTTTTTTCCGCTGCTGGAAGAGGACTCGTTCGTTGAGGCGGACGTGCCTTACCGGACCTGGCTCGGTTCCGCGCGTGGCCGCCAGCCGGAACTGGCGTGGCTGCTGGAGCGCTTTGACCGGCTGCCGCTAGGCGGGGAAGAGAAGTCCGAACTTTACGACGCGCTCGAGTTGCCGGTTCGCTGGGAAGTGGGCAACGCGCGGGCCTCGCGCACGCGCAACTGGCGGCGTCCTGGCCGCGTCTTCTATCACCGGGAACCGCTGATCCGCCGTCGCGACGTTTCTCTCGCCCGCGAACTGGCTTCTCCGCCGATTCCGGTCCGCAGGCTCTCGCGGCGCCGGGGCGAAGAAGTGCAGCACCTGATCCGCGAGATCATGGCGGTGCGCTACCGGCAGCTTTATGGCACCACGCTGGGCGATCCTGCACAGGTCTTCCAGGCCGACGTCGGTCGGGGCGTGCAGATCTTTCTTTGGGGCCTGAAACCGGAGCGGCGGCTACCGCTGCGCGCGTACCTGGCCGGCTTCACGTTGAAGAACGGCGTTCCGGTCAACTACATCGAAGCCATCGGCTTGTTCGAGTGGGCGGAGATCGGGTTCAACACCTTCTACGCCTACCGTGACGGCGAGTCGGCGTGGCTCTACGCGCGTACGCTGCGCCTGCTGCGCCAGCTCTTGGGGTTGCGGTGCTTCTCCGTGTATCCCTATCAACTGGGTGACGGCAACGAGGAAGCCATCGATTCGGGCGCGTTCTGGTTCTACTGGAAGCTGGGCTTCCGGCCAGGGCGGCAGGATCTGCGGGGCCTGGCGGAGCGCGAAGCGAGGAAGATCGCGGCTGCTCCAGCTTACCGTACGCCCGCGCGCACGCTTCGAAGGCTGGCCAAGGGGCACGTCTTCTATGAACTTCCGGAAGCGGAGGCTGGCGCGTGGCACACCTTCCAGATGCGCCAGATCGGATTCGCGGTGAACCGGCGCATGGCCCGCGATTTCGGCGGAGACAGTGCCACCATGCGCCGCCGTCTGAGCATGCGCATGGCTCGCAGACTCGGCGTTCGGCTCGACGGCTGGCAGGTGATGGAGCGCCGCGCGTTCGAGGATTTCGCGCTGGTTCTGGCCTTGGTTCCGGACCTCGGACGGTGGTCGCGCGAGGAGAAGCGGGACCTGGTCAAGATCATTCGCGCCAAGATGGCTGGCGACGAGCGGCGGTACATGCGCCTGCTCCCGGGCCATGCCAGATTGCGACAAGCCATGCTTCGCTTGGGAAGCCGCCGAACTCCGTGATCCGGGCCGTGACATCGCACGGAACCTTGCCCGGTTCCGTGGCGTACACAGGGGAGAGGTCCTCCCCAGTCTCACGAGGTGCATGATGGTTTCCGTTTCGCGCCGAAAGGTGATGCAAGCCTCCGCAATCGCTGCTTTCGCTGTTTGCGTACCCGAAGTCTGGCCACAAGCGACGCGCATTCTGCGCGACACGCAACAATCGGCGCCAATCGGCGCCAGCGTGGTCACCGACTTCCTGGACGAGATACGCCAGTCCCACGCCTACACGGTAGAGTGCGCGCAAGCCATGCCGGAGCCGCGCTACAGCCATCGTCCCGCGTCCGACATGCGTACCTTCGGGCAGCAACTGGTGCACATCGCCGAATCCGTGCAGGCCATTTACGAGATGTTCATCGAGGAAAAGGCGAACCCCACACAGATCTTCAGCGAGGCGGGCCAGGAATCGGTGCCCTCCAAGGCAGTCGTCATCGCCAAGCTGCACGAGAACTTTGGATACGTAGAACGCGCGGCATTGCGTCTGGACGGCGATGTCCTGGAAAATTCCTTGCCGACTTTCGGCGGGCGTCCCATGACCAAACGTCGCGTCCTGCGCTACCTGCTCGACCATGCCACCCACCACCGGGGCCAGATCATCGTCTACCTGCGCCTGGTCGGCGCGCGCCCGCCACAGTATCGCGCCTGAGAAGAGCACGGCGGCCTTTGGATGCGATGTATATACTGACTTCTTGTTTCTCCTCTACCTTCGAAGGCACGCCAGGCGTGAGTGCATGATGGCGGGGCTGCGGACCCAGACACGCCGTCTGATTGCCGGGTTCCTAGTTGCAGTGCTGTTGTCCGCCAGCGCCGTTGCCGTCGAACTCAAGCCGGAGACCGTTCGCGCCTTCGACCGTTACATCCGGCTCGCCGAAGCCAGGATTGCCAGCGAGGTCGGGTCTGACAAGACCTTCCTTTGGATGGATACCCTGCCCACGGATCGCCGCAGCGCGGTGTACCAGCAACTCCGGCAGGGCCAGGTGGTCATTGAGCGGATGAAGACGCTGGATGGTGGCAAGGAGATCGAAGTTCCCAGCGGACTCATCCACCACTGGCTGGGCGTCGTCTTCATTCCAGGGGTCAGCCTGGAGCAGACCATGGCGCTGGTCCAGGACTACGACCAGCACTATCGCTACTACAAGCCGGACGTCATCGCCTCCAAGCTCCGCGCGCGCAATGGCAATGACTTCAAGATCTACCTGCGCTTCTACAAGAAGAAAGTCATGACGGTGGTGATGAACACGGAGCACGACGTGCATTATTTCCCGTTGAGTCCGACTCGTGTGCACAGTCGCTCCTACACCACGCGCATTGCCGAGATAGCGAACTTCGGCGAGCCCGACGAGCACGAAAAGCCGGTCGATGACGGCGGGGGCTTCCTGTGGCGCCTGAACTCCTACTGGCGGTTCGAGGAGCGTGATGGAGGGGTCTACGTGCAATGTGAGGCCGTGTCGCTCACGCGCGATATCCCCGCCCTAGTCAGTTGGCTGGTCAAGCCCTTTGTCACCAGTGTTCCGCGCGAATCGCTCACCAACACTTTGTCCAATACCCGCGCCGCCCTGATTCATTGAGGCCGAACCCCCTGTACTACCGGCCATTGTCCTTCCGGACAATGCCCTGGTCTGGCCCTCGGTACATTTGACAGAGTGGTTTGGATGGGCGCAGACTGCCGGTAATAACCCTCCGCCAGCATTTCCTCCCCACGGCGCAATTTCTTGGAGGTCATGCATGAACCGCCGCGCTACGGTTGCATTCCTCATGGCATTTGTAGTGATTTCCTGCGTTTCGGTCTTCGGGCAGCCGGCACCTCCTGGCCGCGTCAAGGTGTACCTGGCAACGCCCAACGTCTCACCGCCTTTGCGGAACATTCCGCCGCTGTCCGACAAGCGGGTACCGCGCGAGATGCCCATCCGATTTCCGCAGCCGGCTGCCCCGAGCGCACCGGCTCCCGATCCTGCGCTGCAGGATACGGCGGGCCCCGCCGTGGCCACGTCCAGCGGACTCGGCTTTGACGGCATCGGAGTCGGGCTGGGGAACTACTCACCCAGCTCCGCGCCGCCAGACACCAACGGCGACGTAGGCGCCACACAGTACGTGCAGTGGGTGAACACTTCGTTCGCGGTCTTCGACAAGGCGACAGGAGCACTGTTGTACGGTCCTGCGGCGGGCAACACCTTGTGGGCCGGCGTCGGCGGGCCTTGCCAGGACACGAACGACGGCGACCCCATCGTGCAGTACGACCAGATCGCTGACCGCTGGGTCATGACCCAACTGGCGAACGCATTCAACGGTCCGCCTTTCTACCAGTGCGTTGCCGTTTCCATGACTTCCGACGCCACCGGCCCCTATTGGCGCTATGCCTGGGCGATGGACGACCTGAACGACTATCCCAAGCTGAGCGTTTGGCCCAACGCCTACTATTTGACCTTCAATCGATTCCTGTTCGGGATCCTGTTCTCGGGGGCCAGCGCCTGCGCGCTCGAGCGCTCCGACATGCTCATTGGGCAGCCGGCGTGGATGATCTGCTACAACCTCAGCTCCTCCTACGCCAGCTTGTTGCCCGGCGACCTCGACGGGAACAACCTGCCGGCGCCCGGCTCCCCGGGCCTGTTCTTCAATCTGGGCACCAACTCGGTGAACCTGTGGCGGATGCAACCGGATTTCGTCATCCCGGACAACACCACGTTGACCGGCCCCATCAACATTCCCGTGGCTGCATTCACGCGGGCCTGCGCGCAGTCGTGCGTTCCGCAGCCCAACACCAGCCAGAGACTCGATGCCCTGGGCGACCGGCCCATGTACCGCCTGGGATATCGCAATCTCGGCGGCCACGAGTCGCTGGTGGTGAATCATTCCATCGTGGCGGGTAACAGCATCGGCGTGCGCTGGTACG from Terriglobales bacterium includes these protein-coding regions:
- a CDS encoding acetyl-CoA C-acetyltransferase → MATSDDIVIISACRTAVGKFQGSLADLSATQLGAIVVREAVSRAKLDPQQVDECIMGNVLSAGLGQNPARQAALGGGLASEVAAMTINKVCGSGLKAVALAAQAIQTGNSEIVVAGGLESMTNAPYLLPLARKGYRLGNAQIVDSMVHDGLWDVYNNYHMGQTAENVAEKYKITRQEQDEFAVASHRKAVAAIKECRFQSQVVPVEIPAKKGATVRFEKDESPREDTSLEALAKLKPAFKKDGTVTAGNAPGVNDGAAALVVTSARRAKELGAEPIARIVAQATSGVDPAWVMMAPVEGVRRLWKKTGWKPDDPDLYELNEAFSVQALAVIRELGLNPEKVNVNGGAVAIGHPIGASGARILVTLLHEMVRRNSRKGVAALCLGGGNSVALAVER
- a CDS encoding DinB family protein, yielding MQASAIAAFAVCVPEVWPQATRILRDTQQSAPIGASVVTDFLDEIRQSHAYTVECAQAMPEPRYSHRPASDMRTFGQQLVHIAESVQAIYEMFIEEKANPTQIFSEAGQESVPSKAVVIAKLHENFGYVERAALRLDGDVLENSLPTFGGRPMTKRRVLRYLLDHATHHRGQIIVYLRLVGARPPQYRA
- a CDS encoding fibronectin type III domain-containing protein, whose product is MNRRATVAFLMAFVVISCVSVFGQPAPPGRVKVYLATPNVSPPLRNIPPLSDKRVPREMPIRFPQPAAPSAPAPDPALQDTAGPAVATSSGLGFDGIGVGLGNYSPSSAPPDTNGDVGATQYVQWVNTSFAVFDKATGALLYGPAAGNTLWAGVGGPCQDTNDGDPIVQYDQIADRWVMTQLANAFNGPPFYQCVAVSMTSDATGPYWRYAWAMDDLNDYPKLSVWPNAYYLTFNRFLFGILFSGASACALERSDMLIGQPAWMICYNLSSSYASLLPGDLDGNNLPAPGSPGLFFNLGTNSVNLWRMQPDFVIPDNTTLTGPINIPVAAFTRACAQSCVPQPNTSQRLDALGDRPMYRLGYRNLGGHESLVVNHSIVAGNSIGVRWYEIRNPFGSPVLFQQGTFAPDTDYRWMGSIAMDQAGNIAVGYSVSGNGTRPSIRYTGRVPADPPGTMQGETAIIDGTGSQLTNLNRWGDYSSMTVDAADDCTFWYTTEYLKADGTFNWSTRIATFSFPGCSTPPSSPPNDPSVLSAGAVSSSQINLTWTDNSDNEDGFRLERCTGTAAFCDGNPGNFSQIVELPANSNAYNDTGLSDSTTFAYRVRAFNGAGNSGYSSTADATTQAPPPPPPAPPAAPSNLSAVAGSAGNSRFVDLTWTDNSSDESNFVLERCQTNKRGVCNFAVIATPVAGATAYTDNSVSRRKTYRYRIKASNAAGDSGYSNTAEVTTP